From Erigeron canadensis isolate Cc75 chromosome 8, C_canadensis_v1, whole genome shotgun sequence, one genomic window encodes:
- the LOC122579198 gene encoding lichenase-like: MSSMAPLLLILGLLAALLNTTESQIGVCYGLIGNNLPSPAQVVSLYNARNIKRMRLYDPNQAVLQTLKGSNIEVMIGVPNTDLQYVAASRDNAFDWVWRNVASYPDIKFRYIAVGNEVKPSDSTLAPLVHPALTNIHEVVSFYGLKDQIKVSTCVDTTMIGVDYPPSQGAFRDDVRSYIDPIIGFLVSINAPLLVNVYPYFSYSGNPSVISLAYATFTSPETVVQDGGNAYQNLFDAMVDVMYSALEKAGGPSVEIVISETGWPSAGAFGATFENARTYYTNMVAHAPRGTPRRPGRAIETYLFAMFDENNKEPQLEKNFGVFYPNQQAKYNLNFNSIQKGFESI, encoded by the exons atgtCTTCCATGGCTCCCCTGCTTCTTATATTGGGCCTACTTGCTGCATTGCTAAATACAACAG AATCACAAATTGGAGTATGCTATGGATTGATAGGAAACAATCTTCCATCACCAGCACAAGTCGTAAGTTTGTACAATGCACGCAACATTAAACGAATGAGACTCTACGATCCTAACCAAGCCGTCCTACAAACGTTAAAAGGCTCCAATATTGAAGTAATGATAGGTGTCCCAAACACAGATCTCCAGTATGTTGCTGCAAGTCGTGACAACGCATTCGATTGGGTATGGAGAAACGTTGCAAGCTATCCTGATATCAAATTTCGTTACATAGCTGTTGGAAACGAGGTCAAGCCATCTGATAGCACGTTGGCTCCGTTGGTGCACCCTGCTTTGACAAACATACATGAAGTGGTTTCGTTTTATGGACTGAAGGATCAAATCAAGGTTTCGACTTGTGTTGACACCACTATGATTGGAGTTGATTACCCACCATCACAAGGTGCATTTAGGGATGACGTTAGGTCTTATATTGACCCGATCATCGGGTTCCTAGTTTCCATCAATGCTCCCTTGCTTGTCAATGTCTATCCATATTTCAG TTATTCAGGAAATCCCTCGGTCATTTCACTTGCTTATGCGACGTTTACTTCTCCGGAAACAGTAGTACAGGACGGTGGAAACGCATACCAAAACCTGTTTGACGCAATGGTGGATGTGATGTACTCGGCATTAGAGAAGGCTGGAGGGCCTTCAGTGGAAATCGTGATATCAGAAACCGGATGGCCATCAGCCGGTGCATTTGGAGCAACATTTGAGAATGCGCGAACATACTATACAAATATGGTTGCACATGCTCCACGGGGCACGCCTAGGAGACCTGGAAGAGCCATAGAGACGTACTTGTTTGCCATGTTCGATGAGAACAACAAGGAACCTCAACTCGAGAAAAACTTTGGAGTGTTTTATCCAAATCAACAAGCAAAGTATAACCTCAACTTCAATTCGATCCAAAAGGGATTCGAGTCCATCTAA